One window from the genome of Panthera leo isolate Ple1 chromosome D3, P.leo_Ple1_pat1.1, whole genome shotgun sequence encodes:
- the SIRT4 gene encoding NAD-dependent protein lipoamidase sirtuin-4, mitochondrial isoform X1 — MNCRWTLRAAKGRWMVNISQQCSHGSIGLFVPPSPPLDPEKIRELQRFITLSKRLLVMTGAGISTESGIPDYRSEKVGLYARTDRKPIQHGDFLRSAPVRQRYWARNFVGWPRFSSLQPNPAHWALSNWERLGKLYWLVTQNVDALHTKAGSQRLTELHGCMHRVLCLNCGEQIPRGVLQERFEALNPTWSAEAHGLAPDGDVFLTEEQVRSFRVPSCRCGGPLKPDVVFFGDTVNPDKVDFVHRRVKEADSLLVVGSSLQVYSGYRFILTAREKKLPIAILNIGPTRSDDLACLKLDSRCGELLPLIDPC; from the exons ATGAATTGTAGGTGGACTCTCAGGGCAGCGAAAGGCCGCTGGATGGTGAACATCAGCCAGCAGTGCTCACATGGATCCATTGGGTTATTTGTGCCACCGAGTCCACCTCTAGACCCTGAGAAGATCAGAGAGTTACAGCGCTTCATCACCCTGTCCAAGAGACTCCTAGTGATGACTGGGGCAGGAATCTCCACTGAGTCGGGGATCCCAGACTACAGGTCAGAAAAGGTGGGACTCTATGCTCGCACTGACCGGAAACCCATCCAGCATGGGGATTTTCTACGGAGTGCTCCAGTCCGCCAGCGGTACTGGGCAAGAAACTTTGTCGGCTGGCCTCGGTTCTCCTCCCTGCAGCCTAACCCTGCACATTGGGCCTTGAGCAACTGGGAGAGACTCGGAAAGCTGTACTGGTTGGTGACCCAAAATGTGGATGCCTTGCACACTAAAGCAGGGAGTCAGCGCCTGACAGAACTCCATGGATGCATGCACAG GGTCCTTTGCTTGAACTGTGGTGAACAGATTCCCCGGGGGGTGTTACAAGAGCGTTTTGAAGCTCTGAACCCCACCTGGAGTGCCGAGGCCCATGGCCTGGCTCCTGACGGCGACGTCTTTCTCACAGAGGAGCAGGTACGGAGCTTTCGGGTCCCGTCCTGCCGATGTGGAGGCCCCCTGAAACCAGATGTCGTTTTCTTCGGGGACACAGTGAACCCTGACAAGGTTGACTTTGTGCACAGGCGTGTAAAAGAAGCTGACTCCCTCTTGGTAGTGGGATCATCCTTACAG GTTTATTCTGGTTACAGGTTCATCCTCACTGCCCGAGAGAAGAAGCTCCCAATTGCAATACTTAACATTGGGCCCACACGGTCAGATGACTTGGCGTGTCTGAAACTGGATTCTCGCTGCGGAGAACTGCTGCCTCTAATAGACCCCTGCTGA
- the SIRT4 gene encoding NAD-dependent protein lipoamidase sirtuin-4, mitochondrial isoform X2: MNCRWTLRAAKGRWMVNISQQCSHGSIGLFVPPSPPLDPEKIRELQRFITLSKRLLVMTGAGISTESGIPDYRSEKVGLYARTDRKPIQHGDFLRSAPVRQRYWARNFVGWPRFSSLQPNPAHWALSNWERLGKLYWLVTQNVDALHTKAGSQRLTELHGCMHRVLCLNCGEQIPRGVLQERFEALNPTWSAEAHGLAPDGDVFLTEEQVRSFRVPSCRCGGPLKPDVVFFGDTVNPDKVDFVHRRVKEADSLLVVGSSLQVHPHCPREEAPNCNT; encoded by the exons ATGAATTGTAGGTGGACTCTCAGGGCAGCGAAAGGCCGCTGGATGGTGAACATCAGCCAGCAGTGCTCACATGGATCCATTGGGTTATTTGTGCCACCGAGTCCACCTCTAGACCCTGAGAAGATCAGAGAGTTACAGCGCTTCATCACCCTGTCCAAGAGACTCCTAGTGATGACTGGGGCAGGAATCTCCACTGAGTCGGGGATCCCAGACTACAGGTCAGAAAAGGTGGGACTCTATGCTCGCACTGACCGGAAACCCATCCAGCATGGGGATTTTCTACGGAGTGCTCCAGTCCGCCAGCGGTACTGGGCAAGAAACTTTGTCGGCTGGCCTCGGTTCTCCTCCCTGCAGCCTAACCCTGCACATTGGGCCTTGAGCAACTGGGAGAGACTCGGAAAGCTGTACTGGTTGGTGACCCAAAATGTGGATGCCTTGCACACTAAAGCAGGGAGTCAGCGCCTGACAGAACTCCATGGATGCATGCACAG GGTCCTTTGCTTGAACTGTGGTGAACAGATTCCCCGGGGGGTGTTACAAGAGCGTTTTGAAGCTCTGAACCCCACCTGGAGTGCCGAGGCCCATGGCCTGGCTCCTGACGGCGACGTCTTTCTCACAGAGGAGCAGGTACGGAGCTTTCGGGTCCCGTCCTGCCGATGTGGAGGCCCCCTGAAACCAGATGTCGTTTTCTTCGGGGACACAGTGAACCCTGACAAGGTTGACTTTGTGCACAGGCGTGTAAAAGAAGCTGACTCCCTCTTGGTAGTGGGATCATCCTTACAG GTTCATCCTCACTGCCCGAGAGAAGAAGCTCCCAATTGCAATACTTAA
- the PLA2G1B gene encoding phospholipase A2, with product MKFLVLAALLTVGAAEGGVSPRAVWQFRNMIKCTIPESDPVRDYSDYGCYCGLGGSGTPVDELDKCCQTHDHCYSQAKKLDSCKFLLDNPYTKTYSYSCSGSEITCSDENKPCEAFICNCDRNAAICFSKAPYNKEHKNLDTKKYCKN from the exons ATGAAATTCCTTGTGCTGGCTGCTCTGCTTACAG TGGGTGCTGCTGAGGGGGGCGTCAGCCCGCGGGCAGTGTGGCAGTTCCGCAACATGATCAAGTGTACGATCCCCGAGAGTGACCCCGTGAGGGATTACAGCGACTACGGCTGCTACTGTGGCCTGGGTGGATCCGGCACGCCTGTGGATGAACTGGACAA GTGTTGCCAGACACACGACCACTGCTACTCACAAGCCAAGAAACTGGACAGCTGTAAATTCCTCCTGGACAACCCCTACACCAAAACCTACTCATACTCATGCTCTGGATCTGAGATCACCTGCAGCG ATGAAAACAAACCCTGTGAGGCCTTCATCTGCAACTGTGACCGCAATGCTGCCATCTGCTTTTCAAAGGCCCCATATAACAAGGAGCACAAGAACCTGGACACCAAGAAGTACTGTAAGAATTGA